A region of Clostridium acetobutylicum ATCC 824 DNA encodes the following proteins:
- a CDS encoding Lsa family ABC-F type ribosomal protection protein, which produces MSLINVTNLTFAYEGSYDNIFENVSFQIDTDWKLGFTGRNGRGKTTFLNLLLGKYEYNGSISTDVNFEYFPYEVQEKGKFVIDVIKEISPNSMDWEIVKELSLLDIDYEALYRQFYTLSKGEQTKSLLAAMFLKENSFLLIDEPTNHLDAEGRKKLSNYLKKKKGFILISHDRSFLDNCVDHILSINRTNIEIQKGNFSSWWRNKELKDGFELAENEKLKKDINRLSSSAKRTSTWSDSVESSKYGTTNSGSKLDKGYVGHKSEKMMKRAKNIEARQQNMIKEKSRLLKNIENNENLKIVPLTFHDKKLVEVIDVAIKYDDRIVCEGVRFNIEKGERIAIQGKNGSGKSSILKLIYGEDIPHSGIVRKNNKLIISYVSQDTSDLYGNLSEYADKYCIDETLFKSMLRKLDFSREQFEKDIKDFSGGQKKKVLLAKSLCERAHLYIWDEPLNFIDVISRMQVEKLLIEYEPTILFVEHDISFCENVATKTIKL; this is translated from the coding sequence ATGTCTTTAATTAATGTTACAAATTTAACCTTTGCTTATGAAGGTAGTTATGATAATATTTTTGAAAATGTAAGTTTTCAAATTGATACTGATTGGAAATTGGGGTTTACTGGAAGAAACGGTAGAGGAAAGACTACGTTTCTAAATCTTTTGCTTGGAAAATACGAATATAATGGAAGCATCTCGACTGATGTGAATTTTGAATACTTTCCTTATGAAGTGCAGGAGAAAGGCAAATTTGTCATAGATGTCATAAAGGAGATTAGTCCAAATTCAATGGATTGGGAAATAGTAAAAGAATTATCTTTGTTAGATATAGACTATGAAGCTTTATATAGACAGTTCTATACTCTCTCTAAAGGAGAGCAGACCAAATCATTGTTGGCTGCTATGTTTTTGAAAGAGAATTCTTTTTTGCTTATTGATGAGCCTACAAATCATTTGGATGCTGAAGGGAGAAAGAAACTAAGTAATTACTTGAAAAAGAAGAAAGGATTTATTCTAATTTCACATGATAGATCTTTTTTGGATAATTGTGTTGACCATATTTTGTCTATTAATAGAACTAATATTGAAATACAAAAAGGGAATTTTTCTTCATGGTGGAGAAACAAGGAATTAAAAGATGGGTTTGAACTAGCAGAAAATGAAAAATTGAAAAAGGATATTAATAGACTTTCTAGCTCGGCAAAACGTACATCTACGTGGTCAGATAGTGTTGAAAGTAGCAAGTATGGAACTACTAATTCTGGGAGCAAATTAGATAAAGGATATGTTGGACATAAATCTGAAAAAATGATGAAACGTGCTAAAAATATAGAAGCTAGACAACAAAATATGATTAAGGAAAAATCAAGACTTCTTAAAAATATTGAGAATAATGAAAATTTAAAAATAGTACCGCTTACTTTTCATGATAAAAAGCTTGTAGAAGTTATAGATGTTGCAATTAAATATGATGATAGAATTGTCTGTGAAGGAGTAAGATTTAATATAGAGAAAGGTGAAAGAATTGCTATTCAAGGAAAGAATGGCAGCGGAAAATCAAGTATATTGAAATTAATTTATGGAGAAGACATCCCACATAGCGGAATTGTAAGAAAGAATAATAAATTAATTATTTCATATGTTTCACAAGATACATCAGATTTATATGGTAATTTATCTGAGTATGCGGATAAATACTGCATTGATGAAACTTTATTTAAATCAATGCTTAGAAAGCTTGATTTTTCAAGAGAACAGTTCGAAAAGGATATCAAGGATTTTAGCGGAGGACAGAAGAAAAAGGTACTGCTTGCAAAAAGTCTGTGTGAACGGGCACATTTGTATATTTGGGATGAACCATTGAATTTTATTGATGTCATTTCTCGTATGCAGGTTGAGAAATTGTTAATTGAATATGAACCTACAATTTTGTTTGTTGAGCATGATATTTCGTTTTGCGAGAATGTTGCAACAAAAACAATAAAATTATAA
- a CDS encoding sialate O-acetylesterase, whose protein sequence is MVKSFLMLGQSNMAGRGFINEVPMIYNERIQMLRNGRWQMMTEPINYDRPVSGISLAGSFADAWSQKNQEDIIGLIPCAEGGSSIDEWALDGVLFRHALTEAKFAMESSELTGILWHQGESDSLNGNYKVYYKKLLLIIEALRKELNVPDIPIIIGGLGDFLGKERFGKGCTEYNFINKELQKFAFEQDNCYFVTASGLTCNPDGIHIDAISQRKFGLRYFEAFFNRKHVLEPLINENELLNLNYARTHTKAEKIYIKSMDFALGKISYDEFTSELMKINND, encoded by the coding sequence GTGGTTAAATCGTTTTTGATGTTAGGGCAGTCAAATATGGCTGGGCGTGGTTTTATTAATGAAGTTCCCATGATTTATAATGAGAGAATACAAATGTTACGTAATGGTAGATGGCAAATGATGACTGAGCCAATCAATTATGATCGTCCTGTTTCGGGAATAAGTTTAGCGGGTTCATTTGCAGATGCATGGAGTCAAAAAAATCAAGAAGATATTATTGGATTGATTCCTTGTGCTGAAGGTGGAAGTTCAATTGATGAGTGGGCTTTAGATGGGGTGCTTTTTAGACATGCATTAACCGAAGCTAAATTCGCTATGGAAAGTAGTGAATTAACAGGAATTCTATGGCACCAAGGGGAGAGTGATAGCCTTAATGGTAACTACAAAGTATATTATAAAAAGTTACTTTTAATTATTGAAGCTCTTAGAAAGGAGCTCAATGTCCCAGATATTCCGATTATTATTGGTGGCTTAGGAGATTTTTTAGGAAAAGAAAGATTTGGAAAAGGCTGTACTGAATATAATTTCATTAATAAGGAGTTACAAAAATTTGCTTTTGAACAGGATAACTGTTACTTTGTTACAGCATCAGGTTTAACTTGTAATCCTGATGGCATTCATATTGATGCTATTTCTCAAAGAAAATTTGGTTTACGATATTTTGAAGCCTTTTTTAATAGGAAACATGTATTAGAGCCATTAATTAATGAAAATGAATTGCTAAATCTAAATTATGCTAGAACACATACTAAAGCAGAAAAGATATATATAAAAAGTATGGATTTTGCATTGGGAAAAATATCGTATGATGAATTTACATCTGAACTTATGAAAATCAACAATGATTAA
- a CDS encoding PadR family transcriptional regulator — protein MIPLLILGLLKQKPGSYGYELLALMEERHYKYIVNFTKGSFYYNLQQLEEKQYIKKVNQLDSTREKRNYIITELGDKEFEKLMYKYGSKTDYINLSFYAAMLFANEYKSKELTKLIEKQIEQTKKKIFLLEQSLNNNKAIPTYFKKMLENSRSHHLVNLQWFEGLLNDIKDQN, from the coding sequence TTGATACCATTACTAATTTTAGGTTTATTAAAACAAAAACCAGGTTCTTACGGATACGAATTATTAGCGTTAATGGAAGAGAGACATTATAAGTACATAGTAAATTTCACCAAAGGATCATTTTATTATAATCTTCAACAATTGGAAGAAAAGCAATATATAAAAAAAGTTAACCAATTAGACAGCACTAGAGAGAAGCGTAATTATATCATAACAGAACTAGGAGATAAAGAATTTGAAAAATTGATGTATAAGTATGGTTCTAAGACAGATTATATAAACCTATCTTTTTATGCTGCTATGTTATTTGCTAATGAGTATAAAAGTAAGGAATTAACAAAACTAATAGAAAAGCAAATCGAACAAACAAAAAAGAAAATTTTTTTATTAGAGCAATCTCTTAATAATAATAAAGCTATACCTACTTATTTCAAAAAGATGTTAGAAAATTCGCGTTCTCATCATTTGGTAAATCTTCAATGGTTTGAAGGATTATTAAATGATATAAAAGATCAAAATTAA
- a CDS encoding MurR/RpiR family transcriptional regulator, producing MRLEELVNNNYNKLNENDLHIWKYICCNKRECCTISIDELAKKCNISRTTISRFTQKLSLEGFGEFKVRLKLELGVSNNFKSSSVEDVYQDYYKTIKDMKEKDFLEICRMIYGAKHLFVYGTGAVQIAAANELKRHFISVNKFFVTVHGEAEMNMVLETATDEDLIVIISLSGEKKSAVEYLKKVKVKNIPSISITKLSDNSIARLCDENLYIITRNIKIEGVVTCENVGQYFILIEILFLKYITYLGQLKKEDTIS from the coding sequence ATGAGATTAGAAGAATTGGTTAATAATAATTACAATAAGCTCAATGAAAACGATCTCCACATATGGAAGTATATATGTTGTAATAAGCGTGAGTGTTGTACAATATCTATTGATGAATTAGCAAAAAAATGTAATATTTCAAGGACAACAATTTCTAGATTTACTCAAAAGCTATCTTTGGAGGGGTTTGGAGAGTTTAAAGTTAGGTTAAAACTAGAACTTGGCGTGAGTAATAATTTTAAAAGCAGCAGTGTTGAGGATGTTTATCAGGATTATTACAAAACAATAAAGGATATGAAGGAAAAGGATTTTTTAGAAATATGTCGTATGATTTATGGAGCAAAACATCTTTTTGTATATGGGACTGGGGCGGTACAAATTGCAGCAGCCAATGAACTTAAAAGGCATTTTATAAGTGTAAATAAGTTTTTTGTTACAGTACACGGAGAAGCTGAAATGAATATGGTTCTAGAGACAGCTACTGATGAAGATTTAATTGTAATTATATCATTATCTGGTGAAAAAAAATCTGCGGTTGAATATTTGAAAAAAGTAAAGGTCAAGAATATACCATCTATTTCTATTACAAAATTATCCGACAACTCAATAGCGAGGTTATGTGACGAGAATTTGTATATTATTACAAGAAATATAAAAATAGAAGGAGTGGTTACTTGTGAAAATGTAGGCCAATACTTCATTTTAATTGAGATATT